In Bradyrhizobium sp. 200, the sequence CGGCAAGCGGGCGACCACGCACTGGTATTCCATCAAGGAGTTGCGCGGCAAGCATCCGACGATGCGTTATGTGGAGGACCGGCGGCTGGTGGTTGATAACGGCGTGGCGACCACAACAGGCATCACGGCATCGATGCCGGTGTCGCTGACGCTGATCGAGGCCATCGCCGGCCGGGAAAAGGCGCGCGCGGTCGGCCGCGATATCGGTCTCCCGGATTGGGACGCGCGCCACGAGAGCGACGAGTTCAAGTTCACGCGGCCGTTTGCGCTGACAGCCATTGGCAACACGGCTGCGTTCTGGAGCCACGAGCAGCTTGGCATCGAGCTCAAGGGCGGCGTCGACGAAGTCTCGCTTGCGCTCGTTGCGGATGCGTGGTCGCGGACCTATCGCTCACGCGCAGTAACGTTCGCGGGCACAGCCGGCGCCCGGCAAACCCGCAACGGCATTCGCATTCTGCCGGATGAGGTGGCTGCGAGTTGGCCCGCGGAACGTCTGCTGCCGGAGATTGACAACGCAAAGCCTGCAGAAGCCCTCGACAGCGCCCTTGGCAGCATTGCCGCCCGCTACGGCACCCGCACTACCGACTTCGTCGCGATGCAGCTAGAGTATCCAAGGCATCGGGCGACGCAATGAGAGCCCTCCCGTCATTGCGAGCGCAGCGAAGCAATCCATTGTCACTTCGTGCACAGAAAGATGGATTGCTTCGCTGCGCTCGCAATGACGTGGAGAGAGCGCGGGCTTCAAGACGGCGCTAATGCGCCTCCTCACGTGCCGCTCCAACGACGATCACCGCCACGGCTCGACGATGATCTTGGTGTGCGCCTCAGGATTGGCGAGATCGGCGAACGCCTTGGCGACGCCGTCGATGCCGACGCTGGCGGTCACCATCGACGCCGCGTCG encodes:
- a CDS encoding DJ-1/PfpI family protein — protein: MNLRRILWSALGAVALVAVIGGAWILSLPTAPSVAAPPAIAQEERDATIAALKPPKRQRPLIAIIGINNATETTDYLMPYGILKRADVADVVTLSTRPGPMTLFPALKVEPQATIAEFDARHPDGADYVIVPAMSRDDDPEALQWIRNQSGKGAIVIGVCAGAKVVGDAGLLHGKRATTHWYSIKELRGKHPTMRYVEDRRLVVDNGVATTTGITASMPVSLTLIEAIAGREKARAVGRDIGLPDWDARHESDEFKFTRPFALTAIGNTAAFWSHEQLGIELKGGVDEVSLALVADAWSRTYRSRAVTFAGTAGARQTRNGIRILPDEVAASWPAERLLPEIDNAKPAEALDSALGSIAARYGTRTTDFVAMQLEYPRHRATQ